tcgatatatcgataagtatcgataagatatcgaaaagtaccgaaaagatatcgaaaagtaccgaaaagatatcgaaaagtatcgatatatatcgaatagtatcgatatatatcgaaaagtattgatatatatcgaaaagtatctatatataaggaaaagtatcgatatataaggaaaactatcgatatataatgaaaagtatcgatatataatgaaaagtatcgatatataatgataagtatggatatataatgataagtatcgatatataatgataagtatcgatatataatgataagtatcgatatataaagataagtatcgatatataataaaatgtatcgatatataatgaaaagtatcgaaaagatatcgaaaagtatcgaaaagatatcgaaaagtatcgaaaagatatcgaaaagtatcataaagatcgaaaagtatcgaaaagatatcgaaaagtatcgatatatcgaaaagtatcgatatatcgaaaagtatcgatatatcgataagtatcgatatatccgacatatcgataagtatcgatatatcgaaaactatcgatatatcgaaaagtattgatatatcgaaaagtatcgatataccgaaaagtatcgatatatcgaaaagtatcgatatatcgataagtatcgatatatcgataagtatcgatatatcgcaaagtatcgatatatcgataagtatcgatacatcgataagtatcgatatatcgataagtatcgatatatcgataagtatagaaaaggtatcgaaaagtaccgaaaagatatcgaaaagtaccggaaagatatcgaaaagtaccgaaaagatatcgaaaagtaccgaaaagatatcgaaaagtaccgaaaagatatcgaaaagtatcgaaaagatatcgaaaagtatcgaaaagatatcgaaaagtatcgaaatgatatcgaaaagtatcgaaaagatatcgaaatgtatcgatatatcgaatagtatcgatatatcgaatagtatcattatatcgataagtatcgatatatcgaaaagtaccgatatatcgaaaagtaccgatatatagataagtatcgatatatcgataagtatcgatataccgataagtatcgatatatcgataagtatcgatatatcgataagtatcgatatatcgataagaatcgatatgtcgataagtatcgatgtatcgataagtatcgatatatcgaaaagtatcgatatatcgaaaagtatcgatatatcgtaaagaatcgatatatcgtaaagtatcgatatatcgaaaagtaccgatatatcgaaaagtaccgaaaagatatcgaaaagtatcgaaaagatatcgaaaagtaccgaaaagatatcgaaaagtaccgaaaagatatccaaaagtaccgaaaagatatcgaaaagtaccgaaaagatatcgaaaagtaccgaaaagatatcgaaaagtaccgaaaaattttcgaaaagtatcgaaaagatatcgataagtatcgaaaagatatcgataagtatttatatataatgaaaagtatctatatataataaaaagtatcgatatataatgaaaagtatcgatatataatgaaaagtatcgaaaagatatcgataagtatcgaaaagatatcgataagtatcgaaaagatatcgacaagtatcgaaaagatatcgataagtatcgaaattttatagataagtatcgaaaagatatcgaaaagtatcgaaaagatatcgataagtatcgaaaagacatcgaaaagtatcgaaaagatatcgaaaagatatcgaaaagtatcgaaaagatatcgaaaagtatcgaaaagatatcgaaaagtaccgaaaaaatatcgaaaagtatcgatatatcgaaaagtatcgatatatcgaaaagtatcgatatatcgataagtatcgatatatcgaaaagtatcgatgtatcgaaaagtatcgatatatcgataagtatcgatacatcgaaaagtatcgatatatcgataagtatcgatatatcgaaaagtatcgatgtatcgaatagtatcgatatatcgataagtatcgatatatcgaaaagtatcgatatatcgaaaagtatcgatgtatcgaaaagtatcgatatatcgataagtatcgatatatcgaaaagtatcgatatatcgaaaagtatcgatatatctaatagtatcgatatatcaagaagtatcgatatatcgaaaagtatcgatatatcgaaaagtatcgatatatcgaaaagaatcgatatatcgataaatatcgatatatcgaaaagtaccgaaaagatatcgataagtaccgaaaagatatcgataagtaccgaaaagatatcgataagtaccgaaaagatatctaaaagtaccgaaaagatatctaaaagtaccgaaaaaatatcgaaaagtaccgaaaagatatcgaaaagtaccgagaagatatcgaaaagtaccgaaaagatatcgaaaagtatcgaaaagatatcgaaaagtatcgaaaagatatcgaatagtatcgatatatatcgaaaagcatcgatatatatcgaaaagtatctatatataaggaaaagtatcgatatataaggaaaagtatcgatatataatgaaaagtatcgatatataatgaaaagtatcgaatataatgaaaagtatcgaaaagatatcgaaaagtatcgaaaagatatcaaaaagtatcgaaaagatatcgaaaagtatcgaaaagatatcgaaaagtatcgatatatcgataagtatcgatatatcgataagtatcgacatatcgataagtatcgatatatcgataagtatcgacatatcgataagtatcgatatatcgataagtatcgatgtatcgaaaagtatcgatatatcgataagtatcgatatatcgaaaagtatcaatatatcaatatcgatgtatcgaaaaatatcgatatatcgataagtatcgatatatcgaaaagtatcgatatatcgataagtatccatatatcgataagtatcgatatatcgagaagtatcgaaatatcgataagtatcgatatatcgataagtatcgatgtatcgaaaagtatcgatatatcgataagtttcgatatatcgaaaagtatcaatatatcaatatcgatgtatcgaaaaatatcgatatatcgataagtatcgatatatcgataagtatggatatattgaatagtatcgatatatcgaaaagtatcgatatatcgataagtatccatatatcgataagtatctatatatcgatatatcgataagtatcgatatatcgataagtatcgatatatcgataagtaccgatatatcgataagtatcgataagtatcgatatatcgataagtatcgatatatcgataagtatccatatatcgataagtatctatatatcgatatatcgataagtatcgatatatcgataagtatcgatatatcgataagtaccgatatatcgataagtatcgataagtatcgatatatcgataagtatcgatatatcgataagtatcgatatatcgataagtatcgatatatcgataagtatcgatatttcgaaaagtatcgatctatcgaaaagtatcgatatatcgaaaagtatcgatatatcgataagtatcgatatatcgataagtatcgatatatcgataagtatcgatatatcgataagtatcgatatatcgcaaagtatcgatatatcgataagtatcgatatatcgataagtatcgatatatcgataagtatcgatatatcgaaaagtatcgatatatcgataagtatcgatatatcgataagtatcgatatatcgaaaagtatcgttatatcgataagtatcgaaaagatatcgaaaagtatcgaaaagatcgaaaagtatcgaaaagatatcgcaatgtatcgatatatcgaaaagtatcgatatatcgaaaagtatcgaaaagatatcgaaaagtatcgatatatcgaaaagtatcaatatgtcgaaaagtatcgatatatcgataagtatcgatatatcgataagtatcgatatatcgaaaagtatcgatatgccgaaaagtatcgatatatcgataagtatcgatatatcgataagtatcgatatatcgataagtatcgatatatcgataagtatcgatatatcgaaaagtatcgatatatcgataagtatcgatatatcgctaagtatcgatatatcgagaagtatcgaaatatcgaaaagtatcgatatatcgataagtatggatatatcgaatagtatcgatatatcgaaaagtatcgatatatcgataagtatccatatatcgataagtatctatatatcgatatatcgataagtatcgatatatcgataagtatcgatatatcgataagtatcgatatatcgataagtatcgatatatcgataagtatcgatatatcgaaaagtatcgatatatcgagaagtatcgatatatcgataagtatcgatatatcgataagtatcgatatatcgaaaagtatcgttatatcgataagtatcgaaaagatatcgaaaagtatcgaaaagatcgaaaagtgtcgaaaagatatcgcaaagtatcgatatatcgataagtatagatatatcgaaaagtatcgatatatcgataagtatcgatatatccgatatatcgataagtatcgatatatcgaaatgtttcggtaaatcgataagtatcgatatatcgataagtatcgatatatcgaaaagtatcgatataacgaaaagtatcgatatatcgaaaagtgtcgatatatcgaaaagtatcgatttatcgaaaagtatcgatatatcgaaatgtatcgatatatcgaaaagaatcgatatatcgaaaagtatcgaaatatcgaaaagtatcgatatatcgataagtatcgataagatatcgaaaagtaccgaaaagatatcgaaaagtaccgaaaagatatcgaaacgtatcgaatagtatcgatatttatcgaaaagtatcgatatatatcgaaaagtatctatatataaggaaaagtatcgatatataatgaaaagtatcgatatataatgaaaagtatcgatatataatgataagtatggatatataatgataagtatcgatatataatgataagtatcgatatataataataggtatcgatatataatgataagtatcgatatataatgaaaggtatcgatatataataaaaagtatcgatatataatgaaaggtatcgatatataataaaaagtatcgatatataatgaaaagtatcgaaaagatatcgaaaagtatcgaaaagatatcgaaaagtatcgaaaagatatcgaaaagtatcgaaaagtatcgaaaagatatcgaaaagtatcgaaaagatcgaagaaaagatatcgaaaagtatcgttatatcgataagtatcgatatatcgaaaagtatcgatatatcgataagtattgatatatccgatatatcgataagtatcgatatatcgaaaagtatcgataaatctataagtatcgataaatcgataagtatcgatataacgaaaagtatcgatatatcgaaaagtatcgatatatcgaaaagtatcgatatatctaaaagtatcgatacatcgaaaagtatcgatatatcgaaaagtatcgatatatcgacaagtatcgataagatatcgaaaagtatcgatatatcgataagtatcgatatatcgaaaagtatcgatatatcgataagtaccgatatatcgaaaagtatcgaaaagatatcgataagtaccgaaaagatatcgataagtaccgaaaagatatcgaaaagtatcgatatatatcgaaaagtatctatatataaggaaaagtatcgatatataagcaaaagtatcgatatataatgaaaagtatcgatatataatgaaaagtatcgatatataatgaaaagtatcgatatataatgaaaactatcgatatataatgaaaagtatcgaaaagatatcgaaaagtatcgaaaagatatcgaaaagtatcgaaaagatatcgaaaagtatcgatatatcgaaaagtatcgatatatcgataagtatcgatatatcgaaaagtatcgatatatcgaaaagtatcgatatatcgataagtatcgatatatcgataagtatcgatatatcgataagtatcgatatatcgataagtatcgacatatcgaaaagtgtcgatatatcgaaaagtatcgatatatcgaaaagtatcgatatatcgtaaagtatcgatatatcgaaaagtaccgatatatcgaaaagtaccgaaaagatatcgaaaagtaccgaaaagatatcgaaaagtaccgaaaagatatccaaaagtaccgaaaagatatcgaaaagtaccgaaaaggtatcgaaaagtaccgaaaatatatcgaaaagtatcgaaaagatatcgaaaagtatcgaaaagatatcgaaaagtatcgaaaagatatcgaaaagtatcgaaaagatatcgaaaagtatctatatataatgaaaagtatctatatataataaaaagtatcgatatataatgaaaggtatcgaaaagatatcgataagtatcgaaaagatatcgataagtatcgaaaagatatcgataagtatcgaaaagatatcgataagtatcgaaaagatatagataagtatcgaaaaggtatcgataagtatcgaaaagatatcgaaaagtatcgaaaagatatcgaaaagtatcgaaaagatatcgaaaagtatctatatatatcgaaaagtatctatatatatcgaaaagtatctatatatatcgaaaagtatctatatataatgaaaagtatcgatatataattaaaagtatcgatatataatgaaaagtatcgatatataatgataagtatcgatatataatgataagtatcgatatataagtaccgaaaagatatcgaaaagtaccgaaaagatatcgaaaagtaccgaaaagatatcgaaaagtatcgaaaagatatcgaaaagtatcgaaaagatatcgaaaagtatcaatatatcgataagtatcgaaaagatatcgaaaagtatcgatatatcgataagtatcgatatatcgaaaagtatcgatatatcgaaaagtatatatatatcgaaaagtatcgatatatcgaaaagtatcgatatatcgataagtatcgatatatcgataagtatcgatgcatcgataagtatcgatgcatcgataagaatcgatatatcgataagtatcgatttatcgataagtatcgatatatcgataagtatcgatatatcgaaaaatatcgatatatcgtaaagtatcgatatatcgaaaagtatcgatatatcgataagtatcgatatatcgataagtatcgatatatcgaaaagtatcgatatatcgataagtatcgatatatcgataagtatcgatatatcgataagtaccgaaaagatatcgaaaagtaccgaaaagatatcgaaaagtaccgaaaagatatcgaaaagtaccgaaaagatatcgaaaagtaccgaaaagatatcaaaaagtaccgaaaagatatcgaaaagtaccgaaaagatatcgaaaagtaccgaaaagatttcgaaaagtaccgaaaagatatcgaaaagtaccgaaaagatatcgaaaagtaccgaaaatatatcgaaaagtaccgaaaagatatcgaaaagtaccgaaaagatatcgaaaagtaccgaaaagatatcgaaaagtaccgaaaagatatcgacaagtaccgaaaagatatcgaaaagtaccgaaaagatatcgaaaagtatcgaaaagatatcgaaaagtatcgttaagatatcgaaaagtatcgtaaagatatcgaaaagtatcgaaaagatatcgaaaagtatcaatgtatcgataagtatcgatatatcgataagtatcgatatatcgaaaagtatcgatatatcgataagtatcgatatatcgaaaagtatcgatatatcgaaaagtatcgatatatcgaaaagtatcgatatatcgataaggatcgatatatcgaaaagtatcgatatatcgataagtatccatatatcaataagtatcgatatatcgaaatatcgatttatatatatatatatcgatatatcgataagtataagtatatatcgataagtatcgatatatcgataagtatcgatatatcgaaaagtatcgatatatcgataagtatcgatatatcgataagtatcgatatatcgataagtatcgatatatcgataagtatcgatatatcgataagtatcgatatatggagaagtatcgatataacgagaagtatcgatatatcgaaagaatcaatatatcgaaaagtattgatatatcgataagtatcgatgtatcgaaaaggatccatatatcgaaaagtatcaatatatcgaaaagtatcgatatatcgaaaagtatcgatatatcgataagtatcgatatatcgagaggtatcgatatatcgaaaagtatcgatatatcgaaaagtatcgatatatcgaatagtatcggtatatcgaaaagtatcgatatatcgaaaagtaccgatatatcgataagtaccgatatatcgaaaagtaccgaaaatatatcgaaaagtatcgaaaagatatcgaaaagtagcgatataatatcgaaaagtatcgaaaagatatcgaaaagtatcgaaaagatatcgaaaagtatcgaaaagatatcgaaaagtgtctatatataatgaaaagtatctatatataataaaaagtatcgatatataatgaaaagtatcgatatataatgtgaaaagtatcgaaaagatatcgataagtatcgaaaagatatcgataagtatcgaaaagatatcgataagtatcgaaaagatatagataagtttcgaaaagatatcgaaaagtatcgaaaagacatcgaaaagtatcgaaaagttatcgaaaagtatcgaaaagatatcgaaaagtatcgaaaagatatcgaaaagtatcgaaaagatatcgaaaagtatcgaaaagatatcgaaaagtatctatatatatcgaaaagtatctatatatatcgaaaagtatctatatatatcgaaaagtatctatatatatcgaaaagtatctatatataatgaaaagtatcgatatataattaaaagtatcgatatataatgaaaagtatcgatatataatgataagtatcgatatataatgataagtatcgatatataagtaccgaaaagatatcgaaaagtaccgaaaagatatcgaaaagtaccgaaaagatatcgaaaagtaccgaaaagatatcgaaaagtaccgaaaagatatcgaaaagtaccgaaaagatttcgaaaagtaccgaaaagatatcgaaaagtaccgaaaagatatcgaaaattaccgtaaagatatcgaaaagtaccgaaaagatatcgaaaagtaccgaaaagatatcgaaaagtaccaaaaagatatcgacaagtaccgaaaagatatcgacaagtaccgaaaagatatcgacaagtaccgagaagatatcgaaaagtaccgaaaagatatcgaaaagtatcgaaaagatatcgaaaagtattgaaaagatatcgaaaagtatcgcaaagatatcgaaagtatcgaaaagatatcgaaaagtatcgatatatcgataagtatcgatatatcgaaaagtatcgaaaagatatcgaaaagtatcgatatatcgaaaagtatcaatatgtcgaaaagtatcgatatatcgataagtatcgatatatcgataagtatcgatatatcgaaaagtatcgatatgccgaaaagtatcgatatatcgataagtatcgatatatcgataagtatcgatatatcgataagtatcgatatatcgataagtatcgatatatcgaaaagtatcgatatatcgataagtatcgatatatcgataagtatcgaaatatcgagaagtatcgtaatatcgaaaagtatcgatatatcgataagtatggatatatcgaatagtatcgatatatcgaaaagtatcgatatatcgataagtatccatatatcgataagtatctatatatcgatatatcgataagtatcgatatatcgataagtatcgatatatcgataagtatcgatatatcgataagtaccgatatatcgataagtatcgataagtatcgatatatcgataagtatcgatgtatcgaaaagtatcgatatatcgaaaagtatcgatgtatcgaaaagtatcgatatatcgaaaagtatcgatatatcgaaaagtatcgatatatcgaaaagtatcgatatatcgaaaagtaccgatatatcgataagtaccgatatatcgaaaagtaccgaaaagatatcgaaaagtatcgaaaagatatcgaaaagtatcgaaaagatatcgaaaagtagcgatataatatcgaaaagtatcgaaaagatatcgaaaagtatcgaaaagatatcgaaaagtatcgaaaagatatcgaaaagtgtctatatataatgaaaagtatctatatataataaaaagtatcgatatataatgaaaagtatcgatatataatgtgaaaagtatcgaaaagatatcgataagattcgaaaagatatcgataagtatcgaaaagatatcgataagtatcgaaaagatatcgataagtatcgaaaagatatagataagtttcaaaaagatatcgaaaagtatcgaaaagacatcgaaaagtatcgaaaagttatcgaaaagtatcgaaaagatatcgaaaagtatcgaaaagttatcgaaaagtatcgaaaagatatcgaaaagtatcgaaaagatatcgaaaagtatcgaaaagatatcgaaaagtatcgaaaagatatcgaaaagtatctatatatatcgaaaagtatctatatatatcgaaaagtatctatatatatcgaaaagtatctatatataatgaaaagtatcgatatataattaaaagtatcgatatataatgaaaagtatcgatatataatgataagtatcgatatataatgataagtatcgatatataagtaccgaaaagatatcgaaaagtaccgaaaagatatcgaaaagtaccgaaaagatatcgaaaagtatcgaaaagatatcgaaaagtatcgaaaatatatcgaaaagtatcgaaaagatatcaaaaagtatcgaaaagatatcgaaaagtatcgaaaagatatcgaaaagtatcgatatatcgaaaagtatcgatatatcgataagtatcgatatatcgaaaagtatcgatatatcgaaaagtatcgatatatcgaaaagtatcgatatatcgataagtatcgatatatcgataagtatcgatatatcgataagtatcgacatatcgaaaagtgtcgatatatcgaaaagtatcgatatatcgaaaagtatcgatatatcgtaaagtatcgatatatcgaaaagtaccgatatatcgaaaagtaccgaaaagatatcgaaaagtaccgaaaagatatcgaaaagtaccgaaaagatatccaaaagtaccgaaaagatatcgaaaagtaccgaaaaggtatcgaaaagtaccgaaaatatatcgaaaagtatcgaaaagatatcgaaaagtatcgaaaagatatcgaaaagtatcgaaaagatatcgaaaagtatcgaaaacatatcgaaaagtatcgaaaagatatcgaaaagtatctatatataatgaaaagtatctatatataataaaaagtatcgatatataatgaaaagtatcgatatataatgaaaagtatcgaaaagatatcgataagtatcgaaaagatatcgataagtatcgaaaagatatcgataagtatcgaaaagatatcgataattatcgaaaagatatagataagtatcgaaaaggtatcgataagtatcgaaaagatatcgaaaagtatcgaaaagatatcgaaaagtatcgaaaagacatcgaaaagtatcgaaaagatatcgaaaagatatcgaaaagtatcgaaaagatatcgaaaagtatcgaaaagatatcgaaaagtatctatatatatcgaaaagtatctatatatatcgaaaagtatctatatatatcgaaaagtatctatatataatgaaaagtatcgatatataattaaaagtatcgatatataatgaaaagtatcgatatataatgataagtatcgatatataatgataagtatcgatatataagtaccgaaaagatatcgaaaagtaccgaaaagatatcgaaaagtaccgaaaagatatcgataagtatcgaaaagatatcgaaaagtatcgaaaagatatcgaaaagtatcaatatatcgataagtatcgaaaagatatcgaaaagtatcgatatatcgataagtatcgatatatcgaaaagtatcgatatatcgaaaagtatcgatataacgaaaagtatcgatataacgaaaagtatcgatatatcgaaaagtatcgatatatcgataagtatcgatatatcgataagtatcgatacatcgataagtatcgatatatcgat
The genomic region above belongs to Schistocerca nitens isolate TAMUIC-IGC-003100 unplaced genomic scaffold, iqSchNite1.1 HiC_scaffold_468, whole genome shotgun sequence and contains:
- the LOC126232256 gene encoding repetitive organellar protein-like, translating into MDYIISKSIEKISKSIEMISKISIYRKESIYRKVSIYRKVPIYRKVPKRYRKVSKRYRKVPKRYRKVPKRYPKVPKRYRKVPKRYRKVPKRYRKVPKNFRKVSKRYRKVSKRYRKYRKDIEKYRKDIEKYRKDIEKYHKDRKNRYIVKYRYIEKYRYIEKYRKDIEKYRKDIEKYRKDIEKYRKDIQKYRKDIEKYRKDIEKYRKDIEKYRKIFEKYRKDIDKYRKDIDKYLYIMKISIYNEKYRKDIDKYRKDIDKYRKDIDKYRKDIDKYRNFIDKYRKDIEKYRKDIDKYRKDIEKYRKDIEKISKSIEKISKSIEKISKSTEKISKSIDISKRKVSIYNEKYRYIMKSIEYNEKYRKDIEKYRKDIKKYRKDIEKYRKDIEKYRYIDKYRYIDKYRHIDKYRKVSKRYRKVSKRYRKVSKSIEKISKSIEKIEEKISKSIVISISIDISKSIDISISIDISDISISIDISKSIDKSISIDKSISIDITKSIDISKNIEKYRKDIQKYRKDIEKYRKGIEKYRKYIEKYRKDIEKYRKDIEKYRKDIEKYRKDIEKYRKDIDKYRKDIDKYRKDIDKYRKDIDKYRKDIDKYRKGIDKYRKDIEKYRKDIEKYRKDIEKYLYISKSIYIYRKYRKDIEKYRKDIEKYRKDIEKYRKDIKKYRKDIEKYRKDIEKYRKDFEKYRKDIEKYRKDIEKYRKYIEKYRKDIEKYRKDIEKYRKDIEKYRKDIDKYRKDIEKYRKDIEKYRKDIEKYR
- the LOC126232257 gene encoding golgin subfamily A member 6-like protein 7 gives rise to the protein MEKYRYNEKYRYIERINISKSIDISISIDYRKDIDKYRKDIDKYRKDIDKYRKDIDKFRKDIEKYRKDIEKYRKVIEKYRKDIEKYRKDIEKYRKDIEKYRKDIEKYLYISKISIYKYRKDIEKYRKDIEKYRKDIEKYRKDIEKYRKDIEKYRKDFEKYRKDIEKYRKDIENYRKDIEKYRKDIEKYRKDIEKYQKDIDKYRKDIDKYRKDIDKYREDIEKYRKDIEKYRKDIENTDISKSTEKISKSIEKISKSIEKISKSSDIISKSIEKISKSIEKISKNIDKIRKDIDKYRKDIDKYRKDIDKYRKDIDKFQKDIEKYRKDIEKYRKVIEKYRKDIEKYRKVIEKYRKDIEKYRKDIEKYRKDIEKYRKDIEKYLYISKISIYKYRKDIEKYRKDIEKYRKDIEKYRKDIEKYRKYIEKYRKDIKKYRKDIEKYRKVPKRYPKVPKRYRKVPKRYRKVPKIYRKVSKRYRKVSKRYRKVSKRYRKVSKTYRKVSKRYRKYRKDIDKYRKDIDKYRKDIDKYRKDIDNYRKDIDKYRKGIDKYRKDIEKYRKDIEKYRKDIEKYRKDIEKISKSIEKISKSIEKISKSIYIYRKYRKDIEKYRKDIEKYRKDIEKYRKDIKKYRKDIEKYRKDIEKYRKDFEKYRKDIEKYRKDIEKYRKYIEKYRKDIEKYRKDIEKYRKDIEKYRKDIEKYRKDIDKYRKDIEKYRKDIEKYRKDIEKYR